One window of Ziziphus jujuba cultivar Dongzao chromosome 5, ASM3175591v1 genomic DNA carries:
- the LOC107435011 gene encoding oxysterol-binding protein-related protein 1C isoform X1: protein MHPFCCVSTVSEHSPAKPPPLPNLPMTPATSFVHRSDSSARVAAGHGQSNHHHYNNHNHNQIPSQNHNHSNSEFGRLSQRTTAMAAMAAAEALTRMPSAREQQTVDVKINNLVGNGISGILYKWVNYGKGWRPRWFVLQDGVLSYYKIHGPDKIEVTLETEKGSKVIGEESMRRISRHKNGNNHHLRRKPFGEIHLKVSSIRESKSDDKRFSIFTGTKRLHLRAETREDRSAWMEALQAVKDMFPRMSNSELMAPVDQVTVSTEKLRQRLMQEGVSEEAIHDSEQIMRSEFSVLQNQLMLLKQKQWLLMDTLRHLETEKVDLENTVVDESRQLNDSGASSSLRQDKYSVFSEGSASESDDDNERVDAAEEETDDEENTFFDTRDFLSSSSFKSNGSDFRISSFSSDEDGIYAVESEDDIDPSIRSVGTNYPHVKRRKKLPDPIEKEKGVSLWSMIKDNIGKDLTKICLPVYFNEPLSSLQKCFEDLEYSYLLDRAHEWGKRGNSLMRILNVAAFAVSGYASTEGRICKPFNPLLGETYEADYPDKGLRFFSEKVSHHPMIVACHCEGKGWKFWGDSNLKSKFWGRSIQLDPVGLLTVEFDDGEIFQWSKVTTSIYNLILGKLYCDHYGTMRIQGNHDYSCKLKFKEQSIIDRNPHQVHGLVQDRNGKTVATLFGKWDESMHYVNGDCSGKEKGLESLSDAQLLWKRSKPPQFPTRYNLTRFAITLNELTPGLKEKLPPTDSRLRPDQRYLENGEYEMANSEKLRLEQRQRQARKMQERGWKPQWFAKDKASDTYRYIGGYWEAREKGNWDSCPDIFGQIPCDNLLE, encoded by the exons ATGCATCCCTTCTGTTGTGTCTCAACGGTCTCTGAACATTCACCCGCGAAACCCCCTCCTTTGCCTAATCTCCCCATGACTCCTGCTACGTCTTTCGTCCATAGATCCGATTCGTCCGCACGAGTCGCCGCCGGTCACGGTCAGAGCAACCACCACCATTATAATAATCACAATCACAATCAGATTCCGAGTCAGAATCATAATCATAGTAATAGTGAATTCGGGAGGCTGAGCCAGCGGACCACAGCGATGGCGGCTATGGCAGCGGCGGAGGCGCTGACTAGGATGCCGTCAGCGAGGGAGCAGCAGACGGTGGACGTGAAGATCAATAACCTGGTGGGAAATGGGATTTCGGGGATACTATATAAGTGGGTGAATTATGGTAAAGGTTGGAGGCCTCGGTGGTTCGTGTTGCAAGATGGAGTCCTGTCGTACTACAAGATTCATGGACCTGATAAGATCGAAGTCACTCTGGAAACTGAGAAAGGATCCAAGGTCATTGGCGAGGAATCTATGCGAAGGATTTCTAGGCATAAGAATGGCAACAATCATCATCTCCGGCGCAAGCCTTTCGGTGAAATTCATTtgaag gtttccagTATCCGTGAAAGCAAATCGGATGACAAGAGGTTCTCAATCTTCACTGGGACGAAGAGGCTGCACTTGAGGGCTGAGACACGTGAAGATAGATCGGCGTGGATGGAGGCTTTACAGGCTGTGAAGGACATGTTTCCGCGTATGTCCAATAGCGAACTAATGGCCCCAGTGGACCAAGTGACTGTGTCAACGGAAAAGTTGAGGCAGCGGCTTATGCAAGAGGGTGTTAGTGAGGAAGCCATCCATGATAGCGAGCAGATTATGAGAAGCGAGTTTTCGGTGCTGCAGAATCAGCTTATGCTGCTCAAGCAGAAGCAATGGCTACTAATGGACACATTACGGCACTTAGAG ACAGAGAAGGTTGATTTGGAAAATACCGTGGTTGATGAGAGTAGACAGCTGAACGATTCTGGGGCTTCCTCTAGCTTAAGACAGGACAAATATAGCG TCTTTTCAGAAGGAAGTGCGAGTGAATCTGACGATGATAATGAAAGGGTTGATGCTGCCGAAGAAGAAACAGATGATGAGGAGAACACCTTTTTTGATACACGTGATTTTCTGTCATCAAGTTCTTTCAAAAGTAATGGATCTGATTTTAGGATATCATCATTCTCTTCAGATGAGGATGGTATATACGCGGTTGAATCTGAAGATGATATTGATCCATCCATTAGATCTGTTGGAACTAACTATCCTCATGTAAAGCGGCGTAAGAAATTGCCTGACCCTATTGAAAAAGAGAAGGGTGTCAGTCTTTGGTCAATGATCAAAGATAATATAGGGAAGGACCTCACCAAAATTTGTCTTCCTGTTTACTTTAACGAGCCTCTCTCCTCTCTACAAAAATGTTTCGAAGATTTAGAGTATTCATATCTCCTTGATCGAGCACATGAATGGGGCAAAAGG GGTAATAGCCTAATGAGGATTCTAAATGTTGCCGCTTTTGCTGTATCTGGATATGCTTCAACTGAAGGAAGAATATGCAAACCATTTAATCCATTATTAGGGGAGACATATGAAGCTGACTATCCAGATAAAGGCCTCCGATTCTTCTCAGAAAAG GTCAGTCATCATCCAATGATTGTTGCTTGCCACTGTGAGGGTAAAGGATGGAAATTTTGGGGTGATAGCAATTTGAAGAGTAAATTTTGGGGCCGCTCAATTCAGCTTGATCCTGTTGGTCTTTTAACGGTGGAATTTGACGACGGAGAAATTTTTCAATGGAGTAAG GTTACAACATCAATTTACAACCTCATATTGGGAAAGCTCTATTGTGACCACTATGGTACAATGCGTATACAGGGGAATCATGACTATTCTTGTAAGCTGAAATTCAAGGAGCAGTCTATCATTGACCGAAATCCTCACCAA GTACATGGTTTAGTACAAGATAGAAATGGAAAAACGGTAGCAACACTTTTTGGAAAATGGGATGAGAGCATGCATTATGTGAATGGAGATTGTTCTGGGAAGGAAAAAGGATTGGAGTCTTTATCTGATGCCCAGTTGCTCTGGAAGAGGAGCAAGCCACCCCAGTTTCCAACAAGATATAACTTGACACGCTTTGCCATCACCTTGAATGAACTCACCCCTGGATTAAAG GAAAAGTTGCCCCCTACAGATTCAAGGCTCAGGCCTGATCAAAGGTATCTAGAAAATGGGGAGTATGAAATGGCAAATTCCGAGAAATTACGGTTAGAGCAGAGGCAACGGCAG GCCCGGAAGATGCAAGAAAGAGGTTGGAAACCACAGTGGTTTGCAAAGGACAAAGCAAGCGATACTTACCGCTACATTGGTGGATACTGGGAGGCCAGAGAAAAAGGAAACTGGGATTCATGTCCTGACATCTTTGGCCAAATCCCTTGTGATAACTTACTCGAATAA
- the LOC107435011 gene encoding oxysterol-binding protein-related protein 1C isoform X2, with translation MHPFCCVSTVSEHSPAKPPPLPNLPMTPATSFVHRSDSSARVAAGHGQSNHHHYNNHNHNQIPSQNHNHSNSEFGRLSQRTTAMAAMAAAEALTRMPSAREQQTVDVKINNLVGNGISGILYKWVNYGKGWRPRWFVLQDGVLSYYKIHGPDKIEVTLETEKGSKVIGEESMRRISRHKNGNNHHLRRKPFGEIHLKVSSIRESKSDDKRFSIFTGTKRLHLRAETREDRSAWMEALQAVKDMFPRMSNSELMAPVDQVTVSTEKLRQRLMQEGVSEEAIHDSEQIMRSEFSVLQNQLMLLKQKQWLLMDTLRHLETEKVDLENTVVDESRQLNDSGASSSLRQDKYSEGSASESDDDNERVDAAEEETDDEENTFFDTRDFLSSSSFKSNGSDFRISSFSSDEDGIYAVESEDDIDPSIRSVGTNYPHVKRRKKLPDPIEKEKGVSLWSMIKDNIGKDLTKICLPVYFNEPLSSLQKCFEDLEYSYLLDRAHEWGKRGNSLMRILNVAAFAVSGYASTEGRICKPFNPLLGETYEADYPDKGLRFFSEKVSHHPMIVACHCEGKGWKFWGDSNLKSKFWGRSIQLDPVGLLTVEFDDGEIFQWSKVTTSIYNLILGKLYCDHYGTMRIQGNHDYSCKLKFKEQSIIDRNPHQVHGLVQDRNGKTVATLFGKWDESMHYVNGDCSGKEKGLESLSDAQLLWKRSKPPQFPTRYNLTRFAITLNELTPGLKEKLPPTDSRLRPDQRYLENGEYEMANSEKLRLEQRQRQARKMQERGWKPQWFAKDKASDTYRYIGGYWEAREKGNWDSCPDIFGQIPCDNLLE, from the exons ATGCATCCCTTCTGTTGTGTCTCAACGGTCTCTGAACATTCACCCGCGAAACCCCCTCCTTTGCCTAATCTCCCCATGACTCCTGCTACGTCTTTCGTCCATAGATCCGATTCGTCCGCACGAGTCGCCGCCGGTCACGGTCAGAGCAACCACCACCATTATAATAATCACAATCACAATCAGATTCCGAGTCAGAATCATAATCATAGTAATAGTGAATTCGGGAGGCTGAGCCAGCGGACCACAGCGATGGCGGCTATGGCAGCGGCGGAGGCGCTGACTAGGATGCCGTCAGCGAGGGAGCAGCAGACGGTGGACGTGAAGATCAATAACCTGGTGGGAAATGGGATTTCGGGGATACTATATAAGTGGGTGAATTATGGTAAAGGTTGGAGGCCTCGGTGGTTCGTGTTGCAAGATGGAGTCCTGTCGTACTACAAGATTCATGGACCTGATAAGATCGAAGTCACTCTGGAAACTGAGAAAGGATCCAAGGTCATTGGCGAGGAATCTATGCGAAGGATTTCTAGGCATAAGAATGGCAACAATCATCATCTCCGGCGCAAGCCTTTCGGTGAAATTCATTtgaag gtttccagTATCCGTGAAAGCAAATCGGATGACAAGAGGTTCTCAATCTTCACTGGGACGAAGAGGCTGCACTTGAGGGCTGAGACACGTGAAGATAGATCGGCGTGGATGGAGGCTTTACAGGCTGTGAAGGACATGTTTCCGCGTATGTCCAATAGCGAACTAATGGCCCCAGTGGACCAAGTGACTGTGTCAACGGAAAAGTTGAGGCAGCGGCTTATGCAAGAGGGTGTTAGTGAGGAAGCCATCCATGATAGCGAGCAGATTATGAGAAGCGAGTTTTCGGTGCTGCAGAATCAGCTTATGCTGCTCAAGCAGAAGCAATGGCTACTAATGGACACATTACGGCACTTAGAG ACAGAGAAGGTTGATTTGGAAAATACCGTGGTTGATGAGAGTAGACAGCTGAACGATTCTGGGGCTTCCTCTAGCTTAAGACAGGACAAATATAGCG AAGGAAGTGCGAGTGAATCTGACGATGATAATGAAAGGGTTGATGCTGCCGAAGAAGAAACAGATGATGAGGAGAACACCTTTTTTGATACACGTGATTTTCTGTCATCAAGTTCTTTCAAAAGTAATGGATCTGATTTTAGGATATCATCATTCTCTTCAGATGAGGATGGTATATACGCGGTTGAATCTGAAGATGATATTGATCCATCCATTAGATCTGTTGGAACTAACTATCCTCATGTAAAGCGGCGTAAGAAATTGCCTGACCCTATTGAAAAAGAGAAGGGTGTCAGTCTTTGGTCAATGATCAAAGATAATATAGGGAAGGACCTCACCAAAATTTGTCTTCCTGTTTACTTTAACGAGCCTCTCTCCTCTCTACAAAAATGTTTCGAAGATTTAGAGTATTCATATCTCCTTGATCGAGCACATGAATGGGGCAAAAGG GGTAATAGCCTAATGAGGATTCTAAATGTTGCCGCTTTTGCTGTATCTGGATATGCTTCAACTGAAGGAAGAATATGCAAACCATTTAATCCATTATTAGGGGAGACATATGAAGCTGACTATCCAGATAAAGGCCTCCGATTCTTCTCAGAAAAG GTCAGTCATCATCCAATGATTGTTGCTTGCCACTGTGAGGGTAAAGGATGGAAATTTTGGGGTGATAGCAATTTGAAGAGTAAATTTTGGGGCCGCTCAATTCAGCTTGATCCTGTTGGTCTTTTAACGGTGGAATTTGACGACGGAGAAATTTTTCAATGGAGTAAG GTTACAACATCAATTTACAACCTCATATTGGGAAAGCTCTATTGTGACCACTATGGTACAATGCGTATACAGGGGAATCATGACTATTCTTGTAAGCTGAAATTCAAGGAGCAGTCTATCATTGACCGAAATCCTCACCAA GTACATGGTTTAGTACAAGATAGAAATGGAAAAACGGTAGCAACACTTTTTGGAAAATGGGATGAGAGCATGCATTATGTGAATGGAGATTGTTCTGGGAAGGAAAAAGGATTGGAGTCTTTATCTGATGCCCAGTTGCTCTGGAAGAGGAGCAAGCCACCCCAGTTTCCAACAAGATATAACTTGACACGCTTTGCCATCACCTTGAATGAACTCACCCCTGGATTAAAG GAAAAGTTGCCCCCTACAGATTCAAGGCTCAGGCCTGATCAAAGGTATCTAGAAAATGGGGAGTATGAAATGGCAAATTCCGAGAAATTACGGTTAGAGCAGAGGCAACGGCAG GCCCGGAAGATGCAAGAAAGAGGTTGGAAACCACAGTGGTTTGCAAAGGACAAAGCAAGCGATACTTACCGCTACATTGGTGGATACTGGGAGGCCAGAGAAAAAGGAAACTGGGATTCATGTCCTGACATCTTTGGCCAAATCCCTTGTGATAACTTACTCGAATAA